A single window of Martelella sp. NC20 DNA harbors:
- the mtaB gene encoding tRNA (N(6)-L-threonylcarbamoyladenosine(37)-C(2))-methylthiotransferase MtaB, giving the protein MTVRTLTFGCRLNTYESEVMLKAATEAGLEDAILVNTCAVTGEAVRQARQAIRRARRENPAARIVVTGCAAQTEKEVFAAMPEVDAVLGNAEKLEARHYRDLPDFGVSAEEKLLVNDIMSVRDTAPQMVESIDGHVRAFLQVQNGCDHRCTFCIIPYGRGNSRSVPMGAVIDQARKLAEQGYREMVLTGVDATSYGADLPGNPTLGLLAKTLLKQVPEIARLRLSSIDSIEVDRHLLDLLADEPRFMPHLHLSLQHGDDLILKRMKRRHLSADALAFMAKARELRPGIAFGADFIAGFPTETETHFENLVRFAETADIAQLHVFPYSPRPGTPAARMPQLDRALVKERARRLREAGAALRERHLDNMTGSTEMVLTERGENGHTENFAPVATPGLEPGRFVTARITGHDGKRLIADFSPV; this is encoded by the coding sequence ATGACCGTCCGTACCCTGACATTCGGCTGCAGGCTGAACACCTATGAAAGCGAAGTCATGCTCAAGGCCGCCACCGAGGCGGGGCTCGAGGATGCGATCCTGGTCAATACCTGCGCGGTGACCGGCGAGGCCGTGCGGCAGGCGCGCCAGGCGATCCGGCGGGCGCGGCGGGAAAACCCGGCCGCCCGCATCGTCGTCACCGGTTGCGCCGCGCAGACCGAGAAGGAGGTCTTCGCCGCCATGCCGGAGGTCGACGCCGTGCTCGGCAATGCCGAAAAGCTCGAGGCCCGGCATTATCGCGACCTGCCCGACTTCGGGGTTTCGGCAGAGGAAAAACTGCTGGTCAACGACATCATGAGCGTTCGGGACACCGCGCCGCAAATGGTCGAGAGCATTGACGGCCATGTGCGCGCCTTCCTGCAGGTGCAGAACGGCTGCGACCACCGCTGCACCTTCTGCATCATCCCCTATGGCCGCGGCAATTCGCGTTCCGTGCCGATGGGCGCGGTGATCGATCAGGCCCGCAAGCTTGCAGAGCAAGGCTACCGCGAGATGGTGCTGACCGGCGTCGACGCCACCTCCTATGGCGCGGATCTTCCCGGCAACCCGACGCTCGGCCTGCTGGCAAAGACGCTGCTGAAGCAGGTGCCGGAAATCGCCCGCCTCAGGCTGTCCTCGATCGACAGTATCGAGGTCGACCGGCACCTGCTCGATCTTCTGGCCGACGAGCCGCGTTTCATGCCGCATCTGCATCTCTCGCTCCAGCATGGCGACGACCTGATCCTGAAGCGGATGAAGCGGCGGCATCTGTCCGCGGACGCGCTCGCCTTCATGGCAAAGGCGCGGGAGCTGCGTCCCGGCATCGCCTTCGGGGCGGATTTCATCGCCGGTTTCCCGACCGAAACCGAGACGCATTTCGAAAATCTCGTGCGCTTTGCCGAGACGGCCGATATCGCCCAGCTTCACGTGTTTCCCTACAGCCCCCGCCCCGGCACCCCCGCCGCCCGCATGCCGCAGCTCGACCGGGCGCTGGTGAAGGAACGGGCGCGGCGGCTGCGCGAGGCCGGCGCGGCGCTGAGAGAGCGGCATCTGGACAATATGACCGGCAGCACGGAGATGGTGCTCACCGAACGCGGCGAAAACGGCCATACCGAGAATTTCGCGCCGGTCGCGACCCCCGGCCTCGAACCCGGCCGGTTCGTGACCGCCCGCATCACCGGCCATGACGGCAAGCGGCTGATCGCGGATTTCAGCCCCGTCTGA
- the ftsY gene encoding signal recognition particle-docking protein FtsY, giving the protein MALGFMKNVFTFGRKQAAGDLKPEDAISLGEAEAIAAGEEEAAVPAADPVEEAPSPPETLAEARSADPWEDDSIVGGVVGPGSKPAREAEEEALPTAEAAQEPEQQSAAADEPIEAAPPEPTDEPVAQSPTAPEKAAEAPEQPATRNQGFEIVTGRKAEAPAAAPVKRQTWFQRLRAGLFRTSQQLSGQIAALFTKRKLDEEALEELEDLLIQADLGVETAMRITDTLSSERYGRDVSGNDVVRIMAGEITKVLTPVAKPLALDLSVKPHVILVVGVNGTGKTTTIGKLAAKLTRAGLKVTLGAGDTFRAAAIEQLKIWSERTGAEFVATKLGADAAGLAYDAFKRGQENGSDVVIIDTAGRLQNKAELMDELAKIVRVLGKLDPDAPHTVLQTLDATTGQNALNQVEIFRNIAGVSGLVMTKLDGTARGGILVAIAAKHKLPVYFIGVGEGIDDLEPFEAAEFAEAIAGRQVEEQG; this is encoded by the coding sequence ATGGCCCTTGGCTTCATGAAAAACGTCTTCACCTTCGGCAGGAAACAGGCCGCCGGAGACCTGAAGCCGGAAGACGCGATTTCACTGGGCGAAGCGGAAGCGATCGCCGCCGGTGAGGAGGAAGCGGCCGTACCGGCTGCGGACCCGGTGGAAGAAGCGCCCAGCCCGCCGGAAACGCTTGCTGAGGCCCGAAGCGCCGATCCGTGGGAAGACGACAGCATTGTCGGCGGTGTCGTTGGTCCGGGCAGCAAGCCTGCGCGAGAGGCGGAGGAGGAGGCGTTGCCGACCGCCGAAGCGGCACAGGAGCCTGAGCAACAATCTGCTGCAGCCGATGAGCCGATCGAAGCAGCCCCGCCAGAGCCAACCGACGAGCCCGTGGCGCAAAGCCCCACAGCGCCCGAAAAAGCTGCGGAGGCACCCGAACAGCCCGCGACCCGCAATCAGGGTTTCGAGATCGTCACCGGCCGGAAGGCCGAGGCCCCGGCCGCAGCACCCGTCAAACGGCAGACCTGGTTCCAGCGCCTGCGCGCCGGGCTGTTCCGCACCTCGCAACAGCTTTCCGGCCAGATCGCCGCGCTGTTCACCAAGCGCAAGCTCGACGAGGAAGCGCTGGAGGAGCTGGAAGACCTGCTGATCCAGGCAGATCTCGGCGTCGAGACCGCGATGCGGATCACCGACACGCTGTCTTCGGAACGCTACGGGCGCGATGTCAGCGGCAACGACGTCGTGCGCATCATGGCCGGCGAAATCACCAAGGTGCTGACCCCGGTGGCCAAGCCGCTGGCGCTCGATCTCTCGGTGAAGCCGCATGTCATCCTCGTCGTCGGCGTCAACGGCACCGGCAAGACCACGACGATCGGCAAGCTCGCCGCCAAGCTCACCCGCGCCGGACTGAAGGTGACGCTCGGGGCCGGCGACACGTTTCGCGCGGCGGCGATCGAGCAGTTGAAAATCTGGTCGGAGCGCACCGGCGCCGAATTCGTCGCCACCAAACTGGGCGCGGACGCGGCGGGCCTTGCCTATGACGCCTTCAAGCGCGGCCAGGAAAACGGCTCCGACGTCGTGATCATCGACACCGCCGGCAGGCTTCAGAACAAGGCCGAGCTGATGGACGAACTGGCCAAGATCGTGCGCGTGCTCGGCAAGCTCGATCCCGACGCCCCGCACACCGTGCTGCAGACGCTCGATGCCACCACCGGGCAGAACGCCTTGAACCAGGTCGAAATCTTCCGCAATATCGCCGGCGTGTCCGGGCTGGTGATGACCAAGCTCGACGGCACCGCGCGCGGCGGCATTCTGGTGGCGATCGCCGCCAAGCACAAATTGCCGGTCTATTTCATCGGCGTCGGCGAGGGGATCGACGACCTCGAACCCTTCGAAGCCGCCGAATTCGCCGAGGCGATTGCAGGACGACAGGTGGAAGAGCAGGGTTGA
- a CDS encoding septation protein A: MTDTTKKLTTAQKEDPFLKLAFELGPLLIFFFANFRGEWLMNTFPSLSVFGTPLLVATALFMAATVISLVGSRIVLGSIPLMPLVSGAVVMVFGALSLWLQDETFIKMKPTIVNGLFAAVLLGGLVFGRSLLGYVFHSAFSLDDEGWRKLTFRWGLFFVFLAVLNEVVWRNFSADFWVNFKVWGTMPITIAFTLFQMPLINRHTVNPADEEVEEG; the protein is encoded by the coding sequence ATGACCGACACCACGAAAAAACTGACCACGGCGCAAAAGGAAGACCCGTTTCTGAAGCTTGCCTTCGAACTCGGCCCGCTGCTGATCTTCTTCTTCGCCAATTTCCGCGGCGAATGGCTGATGAACACTTTTCCCTCGCTCTCCGTGTTCGGGACGCCGCTGCTGGTGGCGACCGCGCTGTTCATGGCGGCGACCGTGATCTCGCTGGTCGGCTCGCGCATCGTGCTTGGCAGCATACCGCTGATGCCGCTGGTCTCGGGCGCGGTGGTGATGGTGTTCGGCGCCCTGTCGCTCTGGCTGCAGGACGAGACCTTCATCAAGATGAAACCGACCATCGTCAACGGGTTGTTCGCCGCCGTGCTGCTTGGCGGCCTGGTTTTCGGCCGCTCGCTGCTCGGCTACGTGTTCCATTCCGCCTTCAGCCTCGACGACGAAGGCTGGCGCAAGCTCACCTTTCGCTGGGGTCTGTTCTTCGTGTTTCTGGCGGTCCTCAACGAAGTGGTCTGGCGCAATTTTTCCGCCGATTTCTGGGTGAATTTCAAGGTATGGGGCACAATGCCGATCACCATCGCCTTCACGCTTTTCCAGATGCCGCTGATCAACCGGCACACCGTGAACCCGGCGGATGAGGAAGTGGAGGAAGGCTGA
- a CDS encoding DsbE family thiol:disulfide interchange protein: MSGEGKGEERKTRRYLVAAIPLIVVAGLFGVFGWQFVSGHDPSQIPSVLIGKKAPAIDLPALAGSNRAALDDAAIAGKFTLVNVFASWCIPCRAEHPYLLELSKDPAINLVGINYKDKPANALKFLNELGNPYAAIGVDENGAEAIDWGVYGIPETFVVGADGTIIFKKIGPIDQTSYEKEILPVINRSIGPASRLMN; the protein is encoded by the coding sequence ATGAGCGGGGAGGGCAAAGGCGAAGAGCGCAAAACGCGCCGATATCTGGTCGCGGCAATTCCGCTGATCGTGGTCGCCGGGCTTTTCGGCGTGTTCGGCTGGCAGTTCGTGTCGGGTCACGACCCCTCGCAAATCCCCTCCGTGCTGATCGGCAAGAAGGCGCCGGCGATCGATCTGCCCGCGCTTGCCGGCAGCAACCGCGCCGCACTTGACGATGCCGCGATTGCGGGAAAGTTCACGCTTGTGAACGTCTTCGCCTCGTGGTGCATCCCCTGCCGCGCCGAGCATCCCTATCTTCTGGAACTGTCGAAGGACCCGGCGATCAACCTCGTCGGCATCAATTACAAGGACAAGCCGGCGAACGCGCTCAAATTCTTAAATGAGCTGGGCAACCCTTACGCCGCGATCGGCGTTGACGAGAACGGCGCGGAGGCGATCGACTGGGGCGTCTACGGCATTCCCGAAACCTTCGTGGTCGGCGCCGACGGCACCATCATCTTCAAGAAGATCGGCCCGATCGACCAGACGTCATACGAAAAGGAAATCCTGCCGGTGATCAACCGGAGCATCGGCCCGGCGTCGCGGCTGATGAACTGA
- the ccmD gene encoding heme exporter protein CcmD, producing MSHAFYIYAAYGATALVFAGLVLWLSLDGRARRRELAALEKAGAARRSARVRP from the coding sequence GTGAGCCACGCATTCTATATCTACGCCGCCTATGGCGCGACCGCGCTGGTATTTGCCGGGCTGGTGCTCTGGCTGTCGCTCGACGGCCGCGCCAGACGGCGCGAGCTTGCAGCGCTTGAAAAGGCGGGCGCTGCCCGCCGCAGCGCCCGGGTCCGCCCATGA
- a CDS encoding heme ABC transporter permease, translating into MNETTAKSGLISGLANPTRFLGLVRRVMPVMIAVTAVLFAVGLWLSFTSEPDYQQGDTVRIMYIHVPAAWLSMMCYVVMAAAALGTLVWRHPLADVAHKAAAPIGAAFTFLALLTGSLWGKPMWGAWWVWDARLTSVFILFLMYLGIIALHRAVDEPARAARLAAILILIGVVNIPIIKFSVDWWNTLHQPASVIRLDGPTIDPVFLWPLAVMAVAYTFAFFTMHLAAMRNEILRRRVAAMRRVAASRVEAPRMSK; encoded by the coding sequence ATGAACGAGACGACGGCAAAGAGCGGGCTGATTTCGGGACTGGCAAACCCGACCCGGTTTCTGGGCCTCGTCAGGCGCGTCATGCCGGTCATGATCGCCGTCACAGCCGTGCTTTTTGCCGTCGGCCTCTGGCTTTCCTTCACGTCTGAGCCCGATTACCAGCAGGGCGATACGGTGCGGATCATGTATATCCATGTGCCGGCGGCCTGGCTTTCGATGATGTGTTATGTGGTGATGGCCGCCGCCGCATTGGGGACGCTGGTATGGCGCCATCCGCTCGCCGACGTCGCCCACAAGGCCGCAGCGCCGATCGGCGCCGCCTTCACCTTTCTGGCGCTTCTGACGGGCTCGCTCTGGGGCAAGCCGATGTGGGGCGCATGGTGGGTTTGGGATGCGCGCCTGACCTCGGTGTTCATCCTGTTCCTGATGTATCTCGGCATCATCGCGCTGCATCGCGCGGTCGACGAGCCGGCCCGCGCGGCGCGCCTTGCCGCGATCCTGATCCTGATCGGCGTCGTCAACATCCCGATCATCAAGTTCTCCGTCGACTGGTGGAACACGCTGCACCAGCCGGCAAGCGTGATCCGGCTTGACGGACCGACGATCGATCCGGTGTTCCTGTGGCCGCTGGCCGTGATGGCGGTGGCCTACACTTTCGCCTTCTTCACCATGCATCTTGCCGCCATGCGCAACGAGATACTGCGACGCCGCGTTGCCGCGATGCGCCGGGTCGCGGCCAGCCGGGTGGAAGCGCCGAGGATGAGCAAGTGA
- the ccmB gene encoding heme exporter protein CcmB — protein MWALYRRDVLLSVRAGGGALVGLLFFLSVIAVVPFGVGPDLALLARIGPAMVWIAVLLSTLIGLDRMFRAERDDGSLDLLKMRDEPLVLIVLVKCLAHWTGYVLPLVVVSPAMGLLMNIGPAGLGGAFVTLLFGSPAITFIGAAGAAIAVSLPRGGLLVPILILPLAIPVLIFGVGATYAVTSAIDPFLPPFLLLVALTLFFAVVGPVAASLALRQADD, from the coding sequence ATGTGGGCGCTTTACCGCAGGGATGTGTTGCTATCTGTCCGGGCCGGCGGCGGCGCGCTGGTCGGCCTTTTGTTCTTCCTTTCGGTGATCGCGGTCGTGCCGTTCGGGGTCGGTCCCGATCTGGCGCTGCTTGCGCGGATAGGTCCCGCCATGGTCTGGATCGCGGTTCTGCTGTCGACCCTGATCGGCCTCGACCGGATGTTCCGCGCCGAGCGCGACGACGGCTCGCTCGACCTTCTGAAAATGCGCGATGAACCGCTGGTGTTGATCGTGCTGGTCAAATGCCTGGCGCACTGGACGGGCTATGTCCTGCCGCTGGTTGTCGTGTCGCCGGCGATGGGGCTGTTGATGAATATCGGCCCGGCGGGGCTCGGCGGGGCGTTTGTCACGCTGCTGTTCGGCTCGCCGGCGATCACCTTTATCGGCGCGGCGGGCGCGGCCATCGCGGTTTCGCTGCCGCGCGGCGGGCTGCTGGTGCCGATCCTGATCCTGCCGTTGGCGATCCCGGTGCTGATCTTCGGCGTCGGCGCGACCTATGCGGTGACCTCCGCTATCGATCCGTTCCTGCCACCCTTCCTGCTGCTTGTCGCGCTCACGCTGTTTTTTGCGGTTGTCGGCCCGGTTGCGGCAAGCCTGGCCTTGCGTCAGGCGGATGATTGA
- the ccmA gene encoding heme ABC exporter ATP-binding protein CcmA has protein sequence MAVRADDLTVSRGDMLIFSGLSLSLSAGESLILTGPNGAGKSTALRAMLGLVGGAEGKASFFSGEGAAPLPLAFAAHYLAHQNAMKPEMTARENLVFWKTLMGDFGDGHGMAVDDAADAVGLYEVLDLPFGFLSAGQKRRIAFARLLCSYRPVWLLDEPTAALDSAAKALFSALMNAHVAAGGIVIAATHEPLDLANAREMRFSGPVRLVADPFMDAEG, from the coding sequence ATTGCCGTCAGGGCGGACGATCTGACCGTGAGCCGGGGCGACATGCTGATCTTCAGCGGCCTTTCGCTGTCGCTGTCCGCTGGTGAAAGCCTGATTCTGACCGGGCCCAACGGTGCGGGAAAGTCGACGGCGCTCAGGGCCATGCTGGGGCTGGTCGGCGGGGCAGAAGGCAAGGCCTCGTTCTTTTCCGGCGAGGGTGCAGCGCCTTTGCCGCTTGCCTTTGCCGCCCATTATCTCGCTCATCAGAACGCCATGAAACCCGAGATGACCGCGCGCGAGAACCTCGTGTTCTGGAAGACGCTGATGGGAGATTTCGGCGATGGCCATGGCATGGCGGTGGATGATGCCGCCGATGCCGTGGGTCTCTACGAGGTGCTTGACCTTCCCTTCGGCTTTCTGTCGGCGGGTCAGAAGCGGCGGATCGCCTTTGCGCGCCTGTTGTGCAGCTATCGGCCGGTGTGGCTGCTCGACGAGCCGACCGCGGCCCTCGACAGCGCCGCGAAGGCCCTGTTCTCAGCGCTGATGAATGCGCATGTTGCAGCGGGCGGGATCGTGATCGCGGCGACCCATGAACCCCTCGATCTCGCCAATGCCCGGGAGATGCGCTTTTCCGGTCCGGTGCGGCTCGTCGCCGATCCGTTCATGGATGCGGAGGGCTGA